GGCGAATGCGAAGCAGCCCACCATTGGAAAGATCCTTGACGAGGCGATGGTCGCGATCGAGCGGGACAATGTATCGCTCAAGGGTGTGCTCCCGAAGGACTACGCCCGCCCCGCCTTGGACAAACAGCGCCTCGGCGAGCTGATCGATCTCATCGGGACCATCGGTCTCGGAGACAAGGAGAACCGTTCAAAGGACATCCTCGGGAGAGTGTACGAGTACTTCCTCTCCCAGTTCGCGAGTGCCGAGGGGAAGAAGGGCGGCCAGTTCTACACGCCCCGCTGCGTGGTGCGGGTGCTGGTGGAGATGCTCGCGCCGTACAGGGGGCGGGTCTTCGACCCCTGCTGCGGCTCGGGGGGCATGTTCGTCCAGAGCGAGAAGTTCGTCGAGGCCCACGGCGGACGGATCGGGGATATCAGCATCTACGGGCAGGAGTCCAACCCGACGACCTGGCGGCTGGCAAAGATGAACCTGGCCATCCGGGGCATCGACGCCGATCTCGGGAAGGAGCACGCGGACAGCTTCCACCGCGATCTCCACCCGGACCTAAAGGCCGACTACATCCTCGCCAACCCGCCGTTCAACATGAGCGACTGGGGTGGTGAGCGGCTCCGGGAAGATGCCCGCTGGAAGTACGGAGTCCCGCCGGTGGGCAACGCCAACTTCGCCTGGGTGCAGCACTTTATCCACCACCTGGCCCCGACCGGTCTTGCCGGGTTCGTGCTCGCGAACGGTTCGATGTCCTCGAACCAGTCCGGCGAGGGGGAGATCCGCCAGAACATCATCGAGGCGGACCTGGTGGACTGCATGGTGGCGATGCCAGGGCAGCTCTTCTACTCGACGCAGATCCCCGTCTGTCTCTGGTTCCTGGCCCGCGACAAGAAGAACCACCGCTTCCGCGATCGACGGGGGAAGATCCTCTTCATCGATGCCCGCAAGCTGGGCCATATGATCGACCGGGTGCATCGGGACCTCTCCGAGGAGGATATCGCCCGCATCGCCGGGACCTACCATGCCTGGCGGGGCGATGCCGGGGCGGCGACGTACGAAGACGTGCCGGGTTTCTGCAAGAGCGCGACCATCGAGGAGGTGCGGCAGAACGGGTA
The Methanomicrobiales archaeon genome window above contains:
- a CDS encoding class I SAM-dependent DNA methyltransferase is translated as MARGSRTARNQSKRSGNGANLGFEATLWAAADKMRNNMDAAEYKHVVLGLIFLKYISDAFDERHTRLETELGDPKSLWYIREPQARYRALEDPDEYRAENVFWVPKEARWSYLQANAKQPTIGKILDEAMVAIERDNVSLKGVLPKDYARPALDKQRLGELIDLIGTIGLGDKENRSKDILGRVYEYFLSQFASAEGKKGGQFYTPRCVVRVLVEMLAPYRGRVFDPCCGSGGMFVQSEKFVEAHGGRIGDISIYGQESNPTTWRLAKMNLAIRGIDADLGKEHADSFHRDLHPDLKADYILANPPFNMSDWGGERLREDARWKYGVPPVGNANFAWVQHFIHHLAPTGLAGFVLANGSMSSNQSGEGEIRQNIIEADLVDCMVAMPGQLFYSTQIPVCLWFLARDKKNHRFRDRRGKILFIDARKLGHMIDRVHRDLSEEDIARIAGTYHAWRGDAGAATYEDVPGFCKSATIEEVRQNGYVLTPGRYVGAEVVEDDGEPFDEKMQRLTAKLKEQFAESERLEAVIRENLKGLGFEI